A region of Deltaproteobacteria bacterium DNA encodes the following proteins:
- a CDS encoding CHRD domain-containing protein, translated as MNKLFQKCPPSVILTLLALIAVGCAMTSDMGQKEIKVALSGDQEVPPVKTSATGSATFVIAADKTVTGKVTTSGVEATAAHIHEAAKGANGPVIVPLAKAADNSWSPAAGAKLTDAQYSSYLAGNLYVNVHSAANKAGEIRAQLPAVK; from the coding sequence ATGAACAAGCTATTTCAAAAATGCCCACCTTCGGTGATTCTAACTTTGCTGGCGCTCATCGCGGTCGGCTGCGCCATGACAAGCGATATGGGCCAGAAGGAAATCAAAGTAGCGTTATCCGGCGACCAAGAGGTTCCTCCGGTCAAGACCTCAGCGACTGGAAGCGCCACCTTTGTTATCGCCGCAGATAAAACGGTCACTGGCAAGGTCACCACCTCTGGCGTAGAAGCCACCGCGGCACATATCCACGAAGCGGCCAAAGGCGCCAATGGCCCGGTCATCGTACCGCTAGCCAAAGCCGCCGATAACTCGTGGTCTCCTGCCGCTGGAGCGAAACTGACCGATGCCCAATACTCGAGCTACTTGGCCGGCAACCTCTATGTCAACGTGCATAGCGCGGCAAACAAAGCGGGAGAAATACGCGCGCAACTGCCTGCGGTGAAATAA